A stretch of Sulfitobacter sp. THAF37 DNA encodes these proteins:
- a CDS encoding acetate/propionate family kinase — protein MPGPILVLNAGSSSIKCALFGAHFREVLRVEATGIGAQGAVKVSGTAPRALSLPDNAAALRAVADTLAAQGAALDRLALVAHRVVHGGDEFTAPARITDQVRAGIEACIPLAPLHNPHHLAAIDWVAQTAPSMPQVASFDTAFHATVPEVARRYALPDLPATRGLRRYGFHGNSYAALTRALPEMTGAPLPARLLALHLGNGASLCAIRDGQSVATTMGYSPLGGLTMGSRVGVIDPGAVLELVSRVGLPQADQILSAQSGLLGLSGLGSDMRDLAASDAPQAAFARDHFAYWAARQAGSMFAAMGGCDAIAFTGGIGENDADIRNRIADLLRWAGDLPVHVVPAAEEAHIAMQAAQLTGIGAADA, from the coding sequence GTGCCTGGGCCGATACTCGTCCTCAATGCGGGATCCTCGTCGATCAAATGCGCGCTATTCGGCGCGCATTTCCGCGAAGTACTGCGGGTCGAGGCGACGGGGATCGGCGCCCAGGGTGCGGTGAAGGTGAGCGGCACAGCACCGCGCGCCCTGTCGCTGCCGGACAATGCCGCTGCGCTGCGTGCGGTGGCGGACACGCTGGCGGCTCAAGGCGCGGCGCTGGACCGTCTCGCGCTGGTGGCGCATCGCGTGGTGCATGGCGGGGATGAATTCACCGCCCCGGCGCGCATCACCGACCAGGTCCGCGCGGGCATCGAGGCCTGCATCCCGCTGGCGCCGCTGCATAATCCGCATCATCTGGCTGCCATCGACTGGGTCGCACAGACCGCCCCGTCGATGCCGCAGGTGGCCAGCTTCGACACCGCCTTTCACGCCACGGTGCCAGAGGTCGCCCGGCGGTACGCTCTGCCCGATCTGCCTGCCACGCGCGGGCTGCGGCGCTATGGCTTTCATGGCAACAGCTATGCCGCGCTTACCCGCGCCCTGCCGGAGATGACCGGCGCGCCGCTGCCTGCACGGCTGCTGGCGCTTCACCTAGGCAACGGTGCCTCGCTCTGCGCAATCCGAGATGGGCAATCGGTGGCCACCACCATGGGCTATTCCCCGTTGGGGGGGCTGACCATGGGCAGTCGCGTCGGCGTGATCGACCCCGGCGCGGTGCTGGAGCTGGTCTCTCGCGTCGGGTTGCCGCAGGCCGACCAGATCCTCAGCGCACAAAGCGGACTGCTCGGCCTGTCGGGCCTTGGCAGCGACATGCGTGACCTGGCTGCCAGCGATGCGCCTCAGGCTGCTTTCGCCCGCGATCACTTTGCCTATTGGGCCGCGCGCCAGGCCGGGTCGATGTTCGCCGCCATGGGGGGCTGCGACGCCATCGCCTTTACCGGCGGCATCGGCGAGAACGACGCGGACATCCGCAACCGCATCGCCGATCTGCTGCGCTGGGCCGGAGACCTGCCCGTTCATGTTGTCCCCGCTGCCGAAGAGGCGCATATCGCCATGCAAGCCGCGCAGCTGACCGGCATCGGCGCCGCCGATGCCTGA
- a CDS encoding molybdopterin oxidoreductase family protein produces MNQPKLDLSPKVSDEVRKTTCYMCACRCGINVHLKQGKVAYIEGNRDHPVNQGVLCAKGSAGIMQHNAPSRLRAPLKRVGPRGSGEFEEISWDEAYDIATGWLGPIRDTNPEKLAFFTGRDQSQSFTSFWAQAFGTPNYAAHGGFCSVNMAAAGIYTMGGAFWEFGQPDWDHTKLFMLFGVAEDHDSNPIKMGIGKIKGRGARVIGVNPIRTGYNAVADDWVGITPGTDGLFILSLIHCLMKAGKIDLHYLAQYTDAPVLVNGDEKSPDFGLYLRDEDGKQLVIDRVTRKLTPYDQPGVKPDLSATHRARGVTHRPVFHMMAEMYLSEDYAPEAVAARCGIPANRIRAIASELARVAFDEAFELDHTWTDFRGETHDKMIGRPVSFHAMRGISAHANGFQTCRALHVLQIILGTVEVPGGFRFKPPYPKPATAHPKPHTGMTPGGPLNGPHLGFVHGPDDLALKDDGTPARIDKAFTWENPMSAHGLMHMVISNAHAGDPYKIDTLFMYMANMSWNSSMNTGGVMEMLTDTDENGDYVIPHIIYSDAYSSEMVAYADLILPDTTYLERHDCISLLDRPICEADAAADAIRWPVVEPDRNVKGFQSALCDLGAKLGLPGFVNDDGSQKYADYADYIVNHERRPGIGPLAGWRMGEEGLQHGRGGPNEGQLDNYIKNGGFFAAHIPDGANYYKPWNRGYQEWAVNMGLYDSPQPYLFSLYVEPLRKFQLAAEGHGERQPPEHLRDRIKATMSPLPIWYETDQQGNDGYTINALTQRPMAMYHSWGSQNAWLRQLHGHNPLYLPTRLMRQHDLADGDWARVSSPHGEITVPVMEMAALNENTVWTWNAIGKRKGAWALDKDAPEATRGFLLNHLIHELLPPKGDGLRWANSDPITGQAAWFDLKVKIEKTAAPGEAKPEFPPLKSPVPEAPENLAWKVGK; encoded by the coding sequence ATGAACCAGCCCAAGCTAGACCTGAGCCCGAAAGTGTCTGACGAGGTGCGCAAGACCACCTGCTACATGTGCGCCTGCCGCTGCGGGATCAATGTGCACCTCAAGCAAGGCAAGGTCGCCTATATCGAGGGCAACCGCGACCACCCCGTGAATCAGGGCGTTCTCTGCGCTAAGGGGTCGGCGGGGATCATGCAGCACAATGCGCCTTCGCGTCTGCGGGCGCCGCTGAAACGTGTAGGCCCCCGCGGATCGGGCGAATTCGAAGAAATATCCTGGGACGAAGCCTATGACATCGCGACCGGCTGGCTTGGTCCCATCCGGGACACGAACCCTGAAAAGCTGGCCTTTTTCACCGGGCGGGACCAATCGCAGTCTTTCACGTCCTTTTGGGCGCAGGCCTTCGGTACCCCCAACTACGCGGCGCATGGCGGGTTCTGTTCGGTCAACATGGCGGCAGCAGGCATCTACACGATGGGCGGCGCTTTCTGGGAATTCGGCCAACCCGACTGGGACCATACCAAACTGTTCATGCTGTTCGGCGTGGCCGAAGATCATGACAGCAACCCGATCAAGATGGGGATCGGCAAGATCAAGGGACGCGGTGCAAGGGTGATCGGAGTGAACCCCATCCGCACCGGATATAACGCAGTCGCCGACGACTGGGTCGGCATCACGCCGGGCACCGACGGTTTGTTCATCCTGTCGTTGATCCACTGCCTGATGAAGGCGGGCAAGATCGACCTGCATTACCTTGCGCAATATACCGACGCCCCGGTTCTGGTGAACGGTGATGAAAAGTCGCCGGACTTCGGTCTCTACCTGCGCGACGAGGACGGCAAACAGTTGGTCATCGACCGTGTGACCAGAAAGCTGACCCCCTACGACCAGCCCGGTGTGAAGCCGGACCTGTCCGCCACGCACCGCGCCAGGGGCGTGACCCACCGGCCCGTGTTCCACATGATGGCGGAGATGTACCTGAGCGAGGACTACGCCCCGGAGGCCGTCGCGGCGCGTTGCGGAATCCCTGCAAACCGCATCCGCGCCATCGCATCGGAACTGGCCCGCGTGGCTTTTGACGAAGCGTTCGAGCTGGACCACACATGGACCGACTTCCGCGGCGAAACGCACGACAAGATGATCGGCCGTCCGGTCAGCTTTCACGCGATGCGCGGCATCTCGGCCCATGCCAACGGCTTCCAGACCTGCCGCGCGCTGCATGTCTTGCAGATCATTCTCGGCACCGTGGAGGTCCCCGGCGGCTTTCGTTTCAAACCGCCCTATCCCAAGCCCGCGACGGCACATCCCAAGCCCCATACCGGCATGACCCCCGGCGGTCCGCTGAACGGGCCGCACCTTGGTTTCGTCCACGGCCCCGACGATCTGGCCCTGAAGGACGACGGCACGCCTGCGCGTATCGACAAGGCGTTCACCTGGGAAAACCCGATGAGCGCGCATGGCCTGATGCACATGGTGATCTCGAACGCACATGCGGGCGATCCCTACAAGATCGACACGCTGTTCATGTATATGGCCAACATGTCCTGGAATTCCTCCATGAACACCGGCGGCGTGATGGAGATGTTGACCGACACGGATGAAAACGGCGACTACGTCATCCCGCATATCATCTACTCGGACGCCTACAGCTCGGAAATGGTGGCCTATGCCGACCTGATCCTGCCCGACACGACATATCTCGAAAGGCACGACTGCATATCCCTGCTGGATCGGCCCATCTGCGAGGCGGACGCGGCGGCGGATGCAATCCGCTGGCCGGTCGTGGAACCGGACCGTAACGTGAAAGGCTTCCAGTCCGCGCTCTGCGATCTGGGCGCAAAGCTGGGCCTGCCCGGTTTCGTCAATGACGATGGCAGCCAGAAATACGCCGATTATGCGGATTACATCGTAAACCACGAACGCCGCCCCGGCATCGGCCCATTGGCAGGCTGGCGCATGGGCGAAGAGGGCCTCCAACACGGGCGCGGCGGACCGAACGAAGGACAGCTGGACAACTACATCAAGAACGGGGGCTTTTTTGCCGCGCATATCCCGGATGGCGCCAACTATTACAAGCCGTGGAACCGGGGCTACCAGGAATGGGCCGTCAACATGGGCCTTTATGACAGCCCCCAGCCCTATCTGTTCTCGCTCTACGTCGAACCTTTGCGGAAATTCCAGCTGGCCGCCGAAGGCCATGGCGAGCGGCAGCCGCCCGAACACCTGCGCGACCGGATCAAAGCGACCATGTCACCCCTGCCGATCTGGTACGAGACGGACCAGCAGGGCAATGATGGCTATACGATCAACGCCCTCACCCAGCGGCCGATGGCGATGTACCACTCCTGGGGCAGCCAGAACGCCTGGCTGCGGCAGCTGCACGGGCACAATCCACTCTACCTGCCGACCAGGCTGATGCGGCAGCATGACCTGGCGGACGGCGATTGGGCAAGGGTCAGTTCCCCACACGGCGAGATCACGGTGCCGGTCATGGAAATGGCGGCCCTGAACGAGAACACCGTCTGGACCTGGAACGCCATTGGCAAGCGAAAGGGGGCCTGGGCGCTGGACAAGGATGCACCGGAGGCGACCAGAGGCTTCCTGCTGAACCACCTGATCCATGAACTGCTGCCCCCAAAGGGCGACGGGCTGCGCTGGGCGAACTCGGACCCGATCACCGGGCAGGCTGCATGGTTCGACCTCAAAGTGAAGATCGAGAAGACCGCCGCCCCCGGGGAAGCCAAGCCGGAGTTTCCTCCGCTAAAGTCGCCGGTCCCGGAAGCGCCGGAAAATCTGGCGTGGAAGGTGGGCAAATGA
- a CDS encoding aspartate aminotransferase family protein — protein MDGNFNENDISRVVEADRAHIWHHLSQHKPYETTDPRIIVEGKGMRVWDQKGKEHIDAVSGGVWTVNVGYGRERIANAVRDQLIKLNYFAGSAGSIPGSNFAEMLIDKMPGMSRVYYCNSGSEANEKGFKMVRQIAHKRYGGKKHKILYRDRDYHGTTIGALSAGGQDERNAQYGPFTPGFVRVPHCLEYRSFEQDGAPQENYGVWAADQIEKVILAEGPDTVGALCLEPVTAGGGVITPPDGYWERVQEICKKYDILLHIDEVVCGVGRTGTWFGYQHYGIQPDMVTMAKGVASGYAAIACLVTTEEVFDMFKDDAADPLNYFRDISTFGGCTAGPTAGIENMKIIEDENLLQNTTDMGHYMLDQLQALADKHAVIGQVRGKGLFLGAELVTDRGTREPVAEKLVQQVVGDCMGQGVIIGATNRSLPGKNNTLCFSPALIARKDDIDQIVEAVDGALGRVFA, from the coding sequence ATGGACGGCAATTTCAACGAAAACGATATCTCCCGCGTTGTCGAAGCGGACCGCGCGCACATCTGGCACCACCTGAGCCAGCACAAGCCCTACGAGACCACCGATCCCCGCATCATTGTCGAAGGCAAGGGCATGCGCGTCTGGGATCAGAAGGGCAAGGAACACATCGACGCCGTTTCGGGTGGGGTCTGGACCGTGAACGTGGGCTATGGCCGCGAACGCATCGCAAACGCAGTCCGCGACCAGCTGATCAAGCTCAACTACTTCGCAGGCTCTGCTGGCTCCATCCCCGGTTCCAACTTCGCCGAGATGCTCATCGACAAGATGCCGGGCATGAGCCGCGTCTATTATTGCAACTCGGGGTCCGAAGCGAACGAGAAGGGCTTCAAGATGGTGCGCCAGATCGCGCACAAGCGTTATGGCGGCAAGAAGCACAAGATCCTCTACCGCGACCGGGACTATCACGGGACCACGATTGGCGCGTTGTCGGCGGGCGGTCAGGACGAACGCAACGCGCAGTACGGCCCCTTCACCCCCGGTTTTGTCCGCGTGCCGCATTGCCTGGAATACCGCAGCTTCGAGCAGGACGGCGCACCGCAGGAAAACTATGGCGTCTGGGCCGCCGACCAGATCGAAAAGGTGATCCTCGCCGAAGGCCCCGACACGGTTGGCGCGCTTTGCCTTGAACCCGTGACTGCGGGCGGCGGCGTGATCACGCCCCCGGACGGCTATTGGGAACGCGTGCAGGAGATCTGCAAGAAATACGACATCCTACTGCATATCGACGAAGTCGTCTGCGGCGTGGGCCGTACCGGCACCTGGTTCGGCTATCAGCACTACGGCATCCAGCCGGACATGGTGACAATGGCCAAGGGGGTCGCATCCGGCTATGCCGCCATCGCCTGCCTTGTCACCACCGAAGAAGTCTTCGACATGTTCAAGGATGATGCCGCCGATCCGCTGAACTACTTCCGCGATATCTCCACCTTTGGCGGCTGCACCGCGGGGCCGACCGCGGGCATCGAGAACATGAAGATCATCGAGGACGAGAACCTGCTGCAGAACACCACCGACATGGGCCACTACATGCTGGACCAGCTGCAGGCGCTGGCCGACAAACACGCGGTGATCGGTCAGGTGCGCGGCAAGGGCTTGTTCCTGGGCGCGGAACTGGTCACTGATCGCGGCACCCGCGAACCGGTCGCTGAAAAGCTGGTGCAGCAGGTCGTGGGTGACTGCATGGGTCAGGGCGTCATTATCGGTGCGACCAACCGCTCTCTGCCCGGCAAGAACAACACGCTGTGTTTCTCGCCTGCGCTGATCGCGAGGAAGGACGACATCGACCAGATCGTCGAAGCAGTTGACGGGGCGCTGGGTCGCGTTTTTGCCTGA
- a CDS encoding PLP-dependent aminotransferase family protein: MALPVETFFLNPDAPGTLQQQIQQMIAQGILSGRFRQGEKLPSTRRLAAHLGVSRITVTIAYTELLANDYLTSRGRSGYFVSDNAPTPPSFAPLAEREDAVDWSRAIGQKFSGGAAVSKPQDWAKFRYPFIYGQADPTLFDHTNWRLCALQALGQRDFTALTTDYFDRDDPQLIEFIARHTLPRRGINARPEQILITLGAQNALWLTTQVLLTQRRHAALEDPCYPALRDILSQSRCHMTPVRVDSDGIPPDAIPPGTDVIFTTPSHQCPTNATMPMERRHALLARAAEMNALIVEDDYEFEMSFLKSPSPALKSLDADGRVIYVGSFSKSLFPGLRLGYLVGSEPFIKEARALRASVLRHPPGHIQRTAAYFLSLGHYDALIRRMGTALQDRRAVMERALAENDLRISGRGYYGGSSFWMRAPDGVDTDALAKRLHRKGVLIEQGRPFFTGPHQPTNYYRLAYSSIPSQRIPDGVGLIAEAIREFN, from the coding sequence ATGGCGCTTCCGGTTGAAACCTTTTTTCTGAATCCCGACGCACCGGGAACGCTGCAGCAGCAGATACAGCAGATGATTGCCCAAGGCATTCTGTCGGGCCGATTTCGGCAGGGAGAAAAGCTGCCTTCAACCCGCAGGCTCGCCGCACACCTTGGGGTCAGCCGCATCACCGTGACCATCGCCTATACCGAACTGCTGGCAAACGACTACCTGACCTCCCGGGGCAGGTCGGGCTATTTTGTCTCGGACAATGCGCCGACACCCCCCAGCTTCGCCCCCCTCGCGGAACGCGAGGACGCGGTCGACTGGTCCCGCGCCATCGGACAGAAGTTCAGCGGCGGCGCGGCCGTGTCAAAACCTCAGGACTGGGCCAAGTTCCGCTATCCCTTCATCTACGGGCAGGCAGACCCGACACTCTTTGACCACACCAACTGGCGGCTTTGCGCGCTCCAGGCGCTGGGGCAACGCGATTTCACGGCGCTGACCACCGATTATTTCGACCGCGACGATCCCCAACTGATCGAATTCATCGCACGGCATACGCTGCCCCGGCGCGGCATCAATGCCCGTCCGGAACAGATTCTGATCACGCTGGGCGCACAGAACGCGCTATGGCTGACCACCCAGGTTCTGCTGACCCAGCGACGGCACGCGGCACTCGAAGACCCCTGCTACCCCGCGCTGCGCGATATTCTGTCCCAGTCACGCTGCCATATGACACCCGTTCGGGTCGATTCCGATGGCATCCCCCCCGATGCGATTCCGCCCGGCACCGACGTCATCTTTACGACGCCCAGCCACCAGTGCCCGACCAATGCGACCATGCCGATGGAGCGGCGCCACGCCCTGCTGGCCCGCGCCGCCGAGATGAACGCGCTGATCGTGGAGGACGACTACGAATTCGAGATGTCGTTCCTGAAGTCTCCATCGCCCGCGCTCAAGTCGCTCGACGCCGACGGCAGGGTGATCTACGTCGGCAGCTTCTCGAAGTCGTTGTTTCCGGGGCTGCGCCTGGGGTATCTCGTCGGCTCCGAGCCCTTCATCAAGGAGGCGCGGGCGCTGCGTGCTTCGGTCCTGCGACACCCACCGGGCCACATCCAGCGCACCGCCGCCTATTTCCTGTCACTGGGCCACTACGACGCCCTGATCCGTCGCATGGGCACCGCACTGCAGGACCGGCGCGCCGTGATGGAACGGGCGCTGGCGGAGAATGACCTGCGCATCTCCGGGCGCGGCTATTATGGCGGGTCGTCCTTCTGGATGCGCGCGCCCGACGGGGTGGATACGGACGCCCTGGCAAAGCGCCTGCACCGAAAGGGCGTGCTGATCGAACAGGGACGCCCCTTTTTCACCGGGCCACACCAGCCCACGAACTACTACCGCCTCGCCTATTCTTCGATCCCCAGCCAGCGTATCCCCGACGGCGTCGGGCTGATCGCAGAGGCCATCAGGGAGTTCAACTGA
- a CDS encoding glycine zipper 2TM domain-containing protein, whose amino-acid sequence MKKLLIAIPMIAALAACEPGGPNQGALTGAALGAATGAAVSGGDDRVAGALIGGAVGAAAGNYIGRTQAGACVYQRPDGSRYTAACP is encoded by the coding sequence ATGAAAAAGCTACTCATCGCCATTCCTATGATCGCCGCGCTGGCCGCATGTGAACCAGGCGGACCCAACCAAGGTGCTCTGACCGGTGCCGCCCTCGGTGCCGCGACAGGTGCAGCCGTATCCGGCGGCGACGACCGTGTGGCAGGCGCCCTGATCGGCGGTGCTGTCGGCGCAGCTGCCGGCAACTACATCGGTCGCACCCAAGCCGGTGCCTGCGTGTACCAGCGTCCTGACGGTTCGCGCTACACCGCAGCTTGCCCGTAA
- a CDS encoding sulfite exporter TauE/SafE family protein, translating into MPDPWFPLPLGPGDMALFFAIVFAAGLVRGFAGFALSALVMAGAASFIAPVLLIPVLWFQEMAASLMMARGGWREANRLRAALLVAGNLIGWPLGLWLTVSLPVTTSARIALVVILVLAALQLLRVNISALATRRGTVLAGVVAGIASGLAHVGGMVVALYVLSQNDTARSMRGTLVLYLFFGSLGSLAYLLGFGVMTRSAAQAAVFLVPVTVAGVWIGARLFTSRWEPYYKPFCLCLLIGLATLSLIRSLI; encoded by the coding sequence ATGCCTGATCCCTGGTTCCCCCTGCCCCTCGGCCCCGGCGATATGGCGCTGTTCTTCGCCATCGTCTTCGCAGCGGGGCTGGTGCGCGGCTTTGCAGGTTTTGCCCTGTCGGCGCTGGTGATGGCCGGTGCAGCCAGCTTCATCGCCCCCGTGCTGCTGATCCCGGTCCTGTGGTTTCAGGAAATGGCGGCCAGCCTGATGATGGCCCGCGGAGGCTGGCGCGAGGCGAACAGACTGCGCGCGGCCCTGCTGGTCGCGGGCAACTTGATAGGCTGGCCCCTGGGCTTGTGGCTGACCGTCAGCCTGCCGGTGACGACCTCCGCCCGCATCGCGTTGGTGGTGATCCTGGTGCTGGCCGCGCTGCAATTGCTGCGGGTCAACATCTCCGCACTGGCCACCCGCCGGGGCACCGTGCTGGCCGGTGTTGTCGCCGGCATCGCCTCGGGTCTGGCACATGTGGGCGGCATGGTTGTCGCGCTTTATGTGCTCAGCCAGAACGATACGGCCCGGTCTATGCGCGGGACGCTCGTGCTCTATCTCTTTTTCGGTTCACTGGGGTCGCTTGCCTACCTGCTGGGCTTTGGCGTGATGACCCGATCCGCCGCGCAGGCTGCGGTTTTCCTTGTGCCTGTTACAGTGGCGGGCGTCTGGATTGGCGCCCGGTTGTTCACTTCCAGATGGGAACCCTACTACAAGCCTTTTTGCCTCTGCCTGCTGATCGGGCTTGCGACCCTGTCACTGATCCGCAGCCTGATCTGA
- a CDS encoding 4Fe-4S dicluster domain-containing protein, with translation MTSLPERTEKKLGLVIDLDTCVGCHACVISCKGWNTENYGAPLSDQDAYGDNPSGTFLNRVHSYEVQPEEGHAQLIHFPKSCLHCEDAPCVTVCPTGASYKRVEDGIVLVNESDCIGCGLCAWACPYGAREMDATEKVMKKCTLCVDRIYNENLPEVDRTPACVRTCPAGARHFGDLGDPDSAVSQLVAERGGVDLMPEQGTKPVNKYLPPRPKDNILELDVLGPYLEPVAEEPKGFLGWLDKALEKL, from the coding sequence ATGACGTCTCTCCCCGAACGCACCGAGAAGAAGCTCGGCCTTGTCATCGACCTCGATACCTGCGTGGGCTGCCATGCCTGTGTGATTTCGTGCAAGGGCTGGAACACCGAGAATTATGGCGCGCCGCTCAGCGATCAGGACGCCTATGGCGACAACCCGTCCGGCACCTTCCTGAACCGGGTACACAGCTACGAAGTGCAGCCCGAGGAAGGTCACGCCCAGCTGATCCACTTTCCCAAATCCTGCCTGCATTGCGAAGACGCGCCCTGCGTCACCGTCTGCCCCACCGGTGCCAGCTACAAGCGCGTCGAGGATGGCATCGTGCTGGTCAATGAAAGCGACTGCATTGGCTGCGGCCTTTGCGCCTGGGCCTGCCCCTATGGCGCGCGCGAGATGGACGCCACCGAGAAGGTGATGAAGAAATGCACCCTTTGCGTCGACCGGATCTATAACGAGAACCTGCCGGAGGTGGACCGGACCCCCGCCTGTGTGCGCACCTGTCCTGCAGGCGCGCGCCATTTCGGCGATCTGGGCGACCCGGACAGTGCGGTCAGCCAGCTCGTCGCCGAACGCGGCGGCGTTGACCTGATGCCGGAGCAGGGCACCAAACCCGTGAACAAGTACCTGCCGCCCCGGCCTAAGGATAACATCCTAGAGCTGGACGTCCTCGGCCCCTATCTCGAACCCGTCGCGGAAGAACCCAAGGGTTTTCTGGGCTGGCTCGACAAGGCACTGGAGAAACTCTGA
- the xsc gene encoding sulfoacetaldehyde acetyltransferase has protein sequence MKMTTEEAFVKVLQRHGIDNAFGIIGSAMMPISDLFPQAGITFWDCAHEGSAGMMSDGYTRATGKMSMMIAQNGPGITNFVTAVKTAYWNHTPLLLVTPQAANKTIGQGGFQEVEQMKLFEDMVAYQEEVRDPTRVAEVLTRVIAKAKRLSGPAQLNIPRDFWTQVVDIEIPDPVEFEHSPGGEGSVSAAAKLLSEAKNPVILNGAGVVLSKGGIDASKALAERLDAPVCVGYQHNDAFPGSHPLFAGPLGYNGSKAGMELIKDADVVLCLGTRLNPFSTLPGYGMEYWPKDAKVIQVDINADRIGLTKKVSVGIVGDAAKVAKGILNQLSDDAGDAGREDRKARIAKAKSTWAQQLSSMDHEEDDPGTTWNERARKDKPDWMSPRMAWRAIQSALPREAIISSDIGNNCAIGNAYPDFDTGRKYLAPGLFGPCGYGLPAIVGAKIGCPDVPVVGFAGDGAFGIAVNELTAIGRGEWPAVTQIVFRNYQWGAEKRNSTLWFDDNFVGTELDTEVSYAGIARSCGLEGVVARSMEELTAALKKAIDDQMNHGKTTLIEAMINQELGEPFRRDAMKKPVSVAGISKSDMRPQSV, from the coding sequence ATGAAAATGACGACCGAAGAAGCATTCGTGAAAGTTCTGCAGCGTCATGGCATCGACAACGCCTTCGGGATCATCGGTTCCGCAATGATGCCGATCTCCGACCTGTTCCCGCAGGCCGGGATCACGTTCTGGGACTGCGCACACGAAGGCTCCGCCGGGATGATGTCGGATGGCTACACCCGCGCCACCGGCAAGATGTCGATGATGATCGCCCAGAACGGCCCCGGCATCACCAACTTCGTCACTGCCGTGAAAACCGCCTACTGGAACCACACGCCGCTGTTGCTGGTCACGCCACAGGCCGCGAACAAGACCATCGGCCAGGGTGGCTTCCAGGAAGTCGAACAGATGAAACTGTTCGAGGACATGGTCGCCTACCAGGAAGAGGTCCGCGACCCCACCCGCGTGGCCGAAGTCCTGACCCGCGTGATCGCCAAGGCCAAGCGCCTGTCGGGCCCCGCGCAGCTGAACATCCCGCGTGATTTCTGGACCCAGGTCGTGGATATTGAAATTCCCGATCCGGTGGAATTCGAACATTCGCCTGGCGGCGAAGGTTCGGTTTCGGCGGCGGCAAAGCTGCTGTCGGAAGCCAAGAACCCCGTGATCCTGAACGGCGCTGGCGTGGTCCTGTCCAAGGGCGGCATCGACGCGTCGAAGGCACTGGCCGAACGACTGGATGCGCCGGTCTGCGTCGGCTACCAGCACAACGACGCCTTCCCGGGGTCTCATCCGTTGTTCGCCGGACCGCTGGGTTACAACGGGTCGAAAGCAGGGATGGAACTGATCAAGGACGCAGACGTGGTCCTGTGCCTCGGGACCCGGCTGAACCCGTTCTCGACCCTGCCGGGTTATGGCATGGAATACTGGCCCAAGGACGCCAAGGTCATCCAGGTCGACATCAACGCCGACCGCATCGGCCTGACCAAGAAGGTCAGCGTCGGCATCGTGGGCGATGCGGCGAAGGTCGCGAAAGGCATCCTGAACCAATTGTCGGACGACGCTGGCGACGCGGGCCGCGAAGATCGCAAGGCGCGTATCGCCAAGGCGAAATCCACCTGGGCGCAGCAATTGTCGTCGATGGACCACGAAGAAGACGATCCCGGCACCACCTGGAACGAGCGTGCCCGCAAGGACAAGCCGGACTGGATGTCGCCCCGCATGGCATGGCGCGCGATCCAGTCGGCCCTGCCGCGCGAGGCGATCATCAGCTCCGACATCGGCAACAACTGTGCCATCGGCAACGCCTACCCGGACTTTGATACGGGCCGGAAATATCTGGCGCCCGGGCTTTTCGGCCCCTGCGGCTATGGCCTGCCCGCCATCGTCGGCGCCAAGATCGGCTGCCCCGACGTGCCCGTCGTCGGATTTGCCGGTGACGGCGCCTTTGGCATTGCTGTCAACGAACTGACCGCGATCGGTCGCGGTGAGTGGCCCGCAGTGACCCAGATCGTGTTCCGCAACTACCAGTGGGGCGCGGAAAAGCGGAACTCGACCCTGTGGTTCGACGACAACTTTGTCGGAACGGAACTGGACACCGAAGTGTCCTATGCAGGCATCGCCCGGTCCTGCGGGCTTGAAGGCGTTGTCGCCCGCAGCATGGAAGAATTGACCGCAGCCCTGAAAAAAGCGATCGACGACCAGATGAATCACGGCAAGACGACGCTGATCGAAGCCATGATCAACCAGGAACTGGGCGAACCCTTCCGCCGCGATGCGATGAAAAAGCCGGTCAGTGTTGCTGGCATCTCGAAGTCCGACATGCGGCCGCAGTCGGTCTGA